In a genomic window of Chengkuizengella sediminis:
- a CDS encoding cytochrome P450 family protein, giving the protein MEKVVFDLYSTEYQENPYPTLSYFREHDERIHEFTIKRGTNEVKSWLVTRYNDVVTLMKDERITKDILNVMSKNEIQQQNYIEEYEFFINNMLFNDPPDHGRLRSLVHKVFFPRMIEGLRTRIEEISKNLLDQMETKTNVDLMEDYAVPLPIIVISEMMGIPEKDRNQFRIWSNASTSVANGDEEIEKLNSYIKDFIHYLETIIEERKQYPQDDIISGLVMAQEDGQKLSKKELLSMLFLLIVAGHETTVNLIGNGMLALLQHPEQLGKLRKHPALVGRAVEELLRFTNPVEFATARYAIEDFTLYGKEIKKGDMIFLSLAAANRDPNYFDNPEELDITREENKHIAFGFGMHHCLGAPLARLESQIAFQALIQRFPNIKLNVNEKELKWRHSEIFRGLLELPVSLK; this is encoded by the coding sequence ATGGAGAAAGTTGTTTTTGATCTTTACTCAACAGAATATCAGGAGAATCCGTATCCAACACTATCTTATTTTAGAGAACACGATGAACGTATCCATGAATTTACGATTAAAAGAGGGACTAACGAAGTAAAGAGCTGGTTAGTAACACGTTATAATGATGTTGTAACCTTAATGAAAGATGAGAGGATTACAAAAGATATCTTAAATGTGATGTCTAAAAACGAAATACAACAACAAAATTATATTGAAGAATATGAGTTTTTTATTAACAATATGTTGTTTAATGATCCTCCTGATCATGGGCGATTACGCTCTTTAGTACATAAGGTTTTTTTTCCACGTATGATTGAAGGATTAAGAACAAGAATTGAGGAAATCTCTAAAAATCTTCTTGATCAGATGGAAACAAAAACAAATGTAGACCTAATGGAAGATTATGCAGTCCCTTTACCTATTATAGTCATTTCAGAAATGATGGGGATTCCAGAAAAAGATCGCAACCAGTTCAGAATCTGGTCAAATGCATCTACTAGTGTTGCAAACGGAGATGAGGAGATAGAGAAGCTCAACTCCTATATAAAAGACTTCATTCATTATCTTGAAACGATCATAGAAGAAAGAAAACAATATCCACAAGACGATATCATTAGCGGTTTAGTCATGGCTCAGGAAGATGGACAGAAACTTTCTAAAAAAGAACTTCTTTCTATGCTTTTTCTCCTAATTGTCGCTGGTCATGAAACAACGGTAAATTTGATAGGTAATGGCATGTTAGCTCTCCTTCAACATCCTGAACAGCTAGGCAAATTGAGAAAACATCCTGCACTTGTAGGTAGAGCAGTTGAAGAATTATTACGATTTACCAATCCTGTGGAATTTGCAACAGCTCGTTATGCGATAGAGGATTTTACTCTTTATGGAAAAGAAATTAAAAAGGGTGATATGATATTTTTAAGTCTTGCGGCAGCCAACCGTGATCCAAATTATTTTGACAATCCAGAAGAGCTCGATATTACTAGAGAAGAAAACAAACATATTGCTTTTGGCTTTGGGATGCACCATTGTTTAGGAGCACCACTTGCTCGTCTGGAAAGTCAAATAGCATTTCAAGCTTTAATCCAACGTTTTCCGAATATCAAACTTAATGTGAACGAAAAAGAACTCAAGTGGCGACATTCTGAAATTTTCAGAGGACTTTTAGAGTTACCAGTTAGTCTAAAATAA
- a CDS encoding isochorismatase family protein codes for MIIKNQALLIIDAQQELIEGNQNQKNVFMKDKLVDNINLVVKKALKSEALVIFVRDLDVSEGKGNGFQIHQNINVPETSKIFDKKATNAFYNTKLKSYLEANHVKHLVIMGCKTENCIDTAVRSATVNHFDVTLVKDGHSTSDTSTLSAEQIINHHNEILHGHDNMDHFSVVRSAQEDLFDPTHDNYR; via the coding sequence TTGATTATTAAAAACCAAGCTTTATTAATCATTGATGCCCAACAAGAGTTGATTGAAGGGAATCAAAATCAAAAAAACGTTTTTATGAAAGATAAGTTAGTGGATAATATTAACTTAGTTGTTAAAAAAGCTTTAAAATCAGAGGCTTTAGTTATTTTTGTTAGAGATTTAGATGTTAGTGAAGGAAAAGGCAATGGATTTCAAATCCATCAAAATATCAATGTTCCGGAAACTTCAAAAATATTTGATAAAAAAGCAACGAATGCATTTTATAATACAAAATTAAAAAGTTATTTAGAAGCAAATCATGTCAAACATTTAGTAATCATGGGTTGTAAAACAGAAAATTGTATTGACACAGCTGTAAGGAGTGCAACCGTAAACCATTTTGATGTCACTTTAGTTAAGGATGGGCACTCAACTTCAGACACTTCTACTTTATCAGCAGAGCAAATAATAAATCATCATAATGAAATACTTCATGGTCATGACAATATGGATCACTTTTCGGTTGTTAGAAGTGCACAAGAAGACTTGTTTGATCCAACACATGACAATTATCGTTAG
- a CDS encoding class I SAM-dependent methyltransferase, protein MENTMVFPYSEQDFNKTELAPSYRVELRDPKNEKLDKFIKANVVSDWSDLSWEKIGKPYIVNKMSVDRLNWEKENKQDMSVKTSWEFFNRSFHEWFVKDVPSELSEKKKEFTKSLSKFNMNEVKMALGDTVKLNLWNYVHRVQDGIWDPRGKRALFEGLDVKKPRILFLGAAEGYEAMQLAAMYPGAEVVLVDYDEYCKTHRFEEFSSTYPFLGDNPSTGSPKVWYKDEMNIEYEVEDIRNLKYGKEFDIVLSVGLLEHVPDEHKPEILDMHRRFVKPGGYIIMTTPRNQIRSRIYYNIMADVMNHTYRELMDIRQMGLYVYEAGFDIIRHGFIKVHNGIIAQVR, encoded by the coding sequence TTGGAAAACACAATGGTTTTTCCTTACAGCGAACAAGATTTTAATAAAACTGAGTTAGCTCCGAGCTATAGAGTTGAATTAAGAGACCCAAAGAATGAAAAACTAGATAAATTTATCAAAGCGAATGTAGTAAGTGATTGGTCTGATTTAAGCTGGGAAAAGATTGGCAAGCCGTATATTGTAAATAAGATGTCTGTAGATCGTCTGAATTGGGAAAAAGAAAACAAACAGGACATGTCAGTGAAAACTTCTTGGGAATTCTTTAACCGCTCTTTCCATGAGTGGTTTGTAAAGGATGTTCCTAGTGAATTGTCAGAAAAAAAGAAAGAGTTCACAAAAAGTTTGTCCAAATTTAATATGAATGAAGTGAAAATGGCATTAGGTGACACCGTAAAGTTAAACTTATGGAATTATGTACACCGGGTTCAAGATGGCATTTGGGACCCACGTGGAAAACGTGCTTTATTTGAAGGATTGGATGTAAAAAAACCTCGGATTTTATTTTTAGGTGCTGCTGAAGGTTATGAAGCAATGCAACTAGCAGCGATGTATCCTGGTGCGGAAGTCGTCCTAGTGGACTATGATGAATATTGTAAAACACACCGATTTGAAGAGTTTTCGTCTACATATCCATTTCTAGGAGATAATCCTTCAACAGGCAGTCCTAAAGTATGGTATAAGGATGAAATGAATATTGAGTACGAAGTCGAAGATATTCGAAATCTTAAATATGGGAAAGAATTTGATATTGTTCTAAGTGTAGGTTTATTAGAGCATGTACCAGATGAGCATAAACCTGAAATTTTAGATATGCACCGACGATTTGTAAAACCCGGTGGATATATCATCATGACGACACCTCGTAATCAAATTCGTTCTAGAATATATTACAATATTATGGCGGATGTAATGAATCATACATACAGAGAATTAATGGATATTCGTCAAATGGGGTTATATGTATATGAGGCAGGTTTTGATATAATAAGACATGGATTTATAAAAGTTCATAATGGAATTATAGCTCAAGTTAGATAA
- a CDS encoding M24 family metallopeptidase, protein MSQHATRQNKLQQKLKENQLHGFLVTQNVDIFYLTGSMQTGYLFIPVEGEAVFYVRRSVQRAQEESSCIVKALGSFRNFGETLKNDFPQVFESKNEPIVATEFDVLPIQIFNRLQSIMPDVKWKDGSVFIREIRMIKSPDEILKIKFAASAVNQALETALGKLKAGMTEVEWMSEIEYSLRLQGHVGLMRMRGFNQELVTGMVAAGISAAKPTYFDGPAGGEGLSPASPQGSGKNIIDKNVPILVDLGCCIDGYVIDQTRTVVIGELSEELVKAYQTSEQILKSTEALLKPGTICEDLYINALELADEVGLKEHFMGYGTDQVKFLGHGIGMEIDEYPVLAKGFKYELEPGMVIAVEPKFTFPENGVVGIEDTYLITEDGFEKLSITRDGIIRISESI, encoded by the coding sequence ATGTCACAACATGCAACTAGGCAAAATAAGCTGCAACAAAAATTAAAAGAGAATCAGCTACATGGTTTTTTAGTCACTCAAAATGTAGATATTTTTTATTTAACAGGTTCTATGCAAACAGGATATTTGTTTATCCCAGTAGAAGGAGAGGCTGTTTTTTATGTGCGTCGAAGTGTTCAACGTGCTCAAGAAGAAAGTTCTTGTATCGTAAAAGCTTTGGGGTCTTTTAGGAATTTTGGAGAAACACTTAAAAATGATTTTCCCCAAGTTTTCGAATCTAAAAATGAACCTATAGTAGCAACAGAATTTGATGTGCTTCCTATTCAAATATTTAATAGACTACAATCCATTATGCCTGATGTAAAGTGGAAGGATGGATCAGTCTTTATTCGAGAGATTAGAATGATTAAATCTCCTGATGAAATTTTAAAAATTAAATTTGCAGCAAGTGCAGTTAATCAAGCATTGGAAACAGCTTTAGGTAAACTGAAGGCAGGCATGACTGAAGTGGAGTGGATGAGTGAAATTGAATACTCTCTTCGTTTACAAGGGCATGTTGGGTTAATGAGAATGAGAGGATTTAACCAAGAGCTTGTTACCGGTATGGTAGCTGCTGGTATTTCAGCAGCAAAACCTACTTATTTCGATGGACCTGCTGGAGGAGAGGGGTTAAGTCCAGCAAGTCCTCAGGGGTCAGGGAAAAACATCATAGATAAAAATGTACCGATATTGGTTGATTTAGGTTGTTGTATTGACGGTTATGTTATTGACCAAACTCGAACTGTGGTAATAGGAGAATTATCAGAGGAATTAGTCAAAGCCTATCAAACTTCTGAACAAATTCTAAAATCCACCGAGGCTTTGTTAAAACCAGGTACTATTTGTGAAGATTTATATATTAATGCACTCGAGCTCGCAGATGAAGTAGGGTTAAAAGAACATTTTATGGGATATGGAACGGATCAAGTAAAATTTTTAGGGCATGGTATAGGCATGGAAATTGATGAATACCCTGTACTTGCTAAAGGGTTTAAATACGAACTAGAACCTGGCATGGTCATTGCAGTTGAACCTAAATTTACTTTTCCTGAAAATGGTGTTGTGGGAATAGAAGATACCTACCTTATAACGGAAGATGGATTTGAGAAATTATCAATTACTAGAGATGGGATCATTCGTATTAGCGAATCTATTTAA
- a CDS encoding DNRLRE domain-containing protein, whose amino-acid sequence MSFVFNKKNLIILLATIFILSLFISWKSINETDAATTSFRFVVMGDSRGSSDGINETTLRSLLTEVESLPIQPEFIFFTGDQVMGGSDVAQELSDWNDLVDDYFPLNKIYPALGNHEDDETIFSNSLTHLPTNQLEGYQRTSYYFDYGNARFITLNSNRKDQNGNYIIDSVQRTWLESILEKSGKTHHFVQFHVPAYPIGAHYGKSLDANREQRDALWDIFDEYNVSAVMTGHEHNYNRREIDSSFNATGYRFENSIYQVTIGGAGAPLSTTNRDSQNVEIGPIASYHYMVVDVVDEIAKFNLYDMNSNLIDSFEVKRSSTQSPTTTTIDFQNGLYPTSAYEGTSDSYLSENDSIVYFGSEATLLIDGDDPSRTGKNKYAILKWDVSDIPENKSAISANITLDVTDASSSSYEIYALKRDWSEAEVSWEENTNGSNWEQFGADSLSDRGSSVLGVITANTTGTYTVELNGDGISVVQSWIDDSSLNYGLIIANSSNTNGLDISSSEAVNSTLRPKLTINYE is encoded by the coding sequence ATGTCTTTTGTTTTTAATAAAAAGAACTTAATTATTTTACTAGCTACCATCTTTATCTTATCTTTATTTATTTCTTGGAAATCTATCAATGAAACGGATGCCGCAACCACTTCATTTCGATTTGTGGTCATGGGTGATAGCAGAGGATCTAGTGATGGTATTAATGAAACAACATTACGATCTTTATTAACAGAAGTTGAATCATTGCCTATTCAACCGGAGTTTATATTTTTCACAGGTGATCAAGTGATGGGTGGGTCAGATGTAGCTCAGGAATTGTCCGATTGGAATGATCTAGTAGATGATTATTTTCCATTAAATAAGATATATCCTGCACTTGGAAATCACGAAGATGATGAGACGATTTTTAGCAATTCATTAACTCACCTTCCCACAAATCAATTAGAAGGGTACCAGAGGACATCTTATTATTTTGATTATGGAAATGCTAGATTTATAACTTTAAATTCTAATCGCAAAGATCAAAATGGGAACTACATTATTGACTCAGTTCAACGTACGTGGTTAGAAAGTATTCTTGAAAAAAGCGGGAAAACACATCATTTTGTTCAATTTCATGTTCCAGCATATCCAATTGGAGCACATTATGGAAAGTCCCTTGATGCAAATCGTGAACAAAGAGATGCACTTTGGGATATATTTGATGAATACAATGTATCAGCTGTTATGACAGGACATGAACACAACTATAACCGACGTGAAATAGACAGTTCATTTAATGCAACTGGTTATAGATTTGAAAATAGTATATATCAAGTAACGATAGGTGGGGCTGGAGCACCATTATCAACTACAAATCGAGATTCACAGAATGTAGAGATAGGTCCAATAGCAAGCTATCATTATATGGTAGTTGATGTAGTAGATGAAATCGCAAAATTCAACTTATATGATATGAATAGCAATTTAATAGATTCTTTTGAGGTTAAACGAAGTTCGACACAATCTCCAACTACTACGACTATAGATTTTCAAAATGGTCTGTATCCAACTTCAGCATATGAAGGTACGTCTGATAGTTATCTTTCTGAGAATGACTCCATTGTATACTTTGGTTCTGAAGCAACATTACTCATCGATGGAGATGATCCTTCAAGAACTGGCAAAAATAAATATGCTATTTTGAAGTGGGATGTTTCAGATATTCCTGAAAACAAATCAGCTATTTCTGCTAATATAACTTTGGACGTAACTGACGCTAGTTCAAGTTCATATGAAATATATGCATTAAAACGTGATTGGTCTGAAGCAGAAGTATCTTGGGAGGAAAATACTAATGGTTCAAATTGGGAACAATTTGGAGCAGATAGTCTATCAGATCGTGGTTCATCAGTATTAGGTGTCATTACGGCTAATACTACTGGTACATATACAGTTGAATTAAATGGTGACGGAATTTCAGTTGTTCAGTCTTGGATCGATGATTCATCCTTAAATTATGGATTGATTATAGCAAATTCAAGCAATACAAATGGTCTTGATATTAGCTCTAGTGAAGCAGTAAATTCAACTCTGCGTCCTAAACTTACTATCAATTATGAGTAG
- a CDS encoding cytochrome P450 translates to MENTGEEQMKEGQIRLDKWDPFEWYKQKRENEPIYFDNKSGQWNAFLYDDVNYILSNYEQFSSARYQAGERDPFGNSLLFIDPPKHKQMRDLVNKSFTPKVMRSWEPRIEYISDTLIDDMIGKTTIELVNDFSMPLPVIVIANMLGVPTEELNLFKKWSDQMVEGDYNASEEEIKITREKYENTMKELFHYFSEIINHKKNHLQEDIISILLQAEVDGKKVTHEELIGFCILLLVAGNETTTNLITNAVYTLLDDQDSFHKLKQDLQLLPSAIEEVLRHRSPIQSMNRKVKKDIKFRGMQLKEGDLINAFIGSANRDESKFLHADQFIIDRNPNHHIAFGSGIHFCLGAPLARMEARIALAKLIESVPNMHFSDDMEIQPINSMVVYGLKKLPIRIK, encoded by the coding sequence ATGGAGAATACAGGGGAAGAACAAATGAAAGAAGGTCAGATAAGACTAGATAAATGGGATCCGTTTGAATGGTATAAACAGAAGAGGGAAAATGAACCTATTTATTTTGATAACAAGTCAGGTCAATGGAACGCTTTTTTATATGATGATGTTAATTACATATTAAGTAATTATGAACAATTTTCATCTGCAAGATATCAAGCTGGGGAAAGAGATCCTTTTGGAAATAGCCTTCTTTTTATTGATCCTCCAAAACATAAACAGATGAGAGATTTAGTAAATAAATCTTTTACTCCTAAAGTAATGCGTTCATGGGAACCTCGTATTGAATATATTTCAGATACATTAATTGACGATATGATAGGGAAAACAACGATAGAGCTGGTAAATGACTTTTCCATGCCATTACCTGTCATTGTTATTGCAAATATGCTGGGAGTCCCTACTGAGGAATTAAATCTGTTCAAAAAATGGTCAGATCAAATGGTTGAAGGAGACTATAATGCATCTGAAGAAGAGATAAAAATTACAAGAGAAAAATATGAAAACACGATGAAAGAGTTATTCCATTACTTTTCAGAAATTATAAATCATAAGAAAAACCATTTACAGGAAGATATCATCTCAATATTACTTCAAGCTGAAGTGGACGGTAAAAAAGTTACACATGAAGAATTAATTGGTTTTTGTATTTTACTACTTGTTGCAGGAAATGAAACGACAACTAATTTGATTACTAACGCTGTGTATACCCTTTTGGATGATCAGGATAGTTTTCATAAATTAAAACAGGATCTACAGTTGTTACCTTCAGCAATAGAAGAGGTATTACGTCACAGGTCACCCATACAATCTATGAATCGTAAGGTTAAAAAAGATATAAAGTTTAGAGGAATGCAGCTAAAAGAAGGGGATTTGATTAATGCTTTTATTGGTTCAGCTAATCGTGATGAGTCAAAATTTCTTCATGCTGATCAGTTTATTATAGATAGAAACCCAAATCACCATATAGCGTTTGGTAGTGGAATTCATTTTTGTTTAGGTGCACCACTTGCTAGAATGGAAGCTCGGATCGCTTTAGCAAAACTTATAGAAAGTGTTCCTAATATGCATTTTTCAGATGATATGGAAATACAACCAATAAATAGTATGGTTGTATACGGATTAAAGAAATTACCAATTCGAATAAAATAA
- the ytvI gene encoding sporulation integral membrane protein YtvI codes for MISFYRKYYKTAIDIGLVVLTVFLTMWVFSYLYKIAAPVFFSFFIFLIIEPFARFLNRKGIKKSIATAISMLLFILVVLGAFIGGGALFINQMESFTSKIFEYQVIIQDEIIAQVEFISSEYQALPDNITDQIKSYASTITEKGAQLAEWFLISLTAILSSFSSFIVNFFIGLILAYFLSVEIADWKSVAKEKTPNTFKSAFYFLKDYVLKGIVSYIKAQFKLISLTFVVIFISLLIFGVNNAFSVSLLAAVFDLLPLLGVSTVFLPWVIYLFIVGNTSLAIKLTVVWVVVIGLRQILEPKIVGDSLGVSAFTMLTFMIISLSLFGIAGLILAPILTILIKELYVQGYLQKWIRLPEEEFHPKEQ; via the coding sequence ATGATTTCCTTTTATAGAAAGTATTACAAAACAGCCATTGATATTGGACTTGTTGTGTTAACTGTTTTTTTAACGATGTGGGTTTTTAGTTATTTGTACAAGATAGCTGCACCAGTCTTTTTCTCCTTTTTTATTTTCCTTATCATTGAACCTTTTGCCCGTTTTCTAAACCGAAAAGGGATAAAAAAATCAATTGCTACTGCTATATCCATGCTTTTATTTATTTTAGTGGTTTTGGGAGCTTTTATTGGTGGAGGAGCATTGTTTATAAATCAAATGGAGTCCTTCACAAGTAAAATATTTGAATACCAAGTCATTATTCAAGATGAAATCATTGCACAAGTTGAATTTATTAGTTCAGAATATCAGGCACTCCCAGATAATATAACGGATCAAATTAAAAGCTACGCTTCTACAATCACAGAAAAAGGAGCGCAATTAGCAGAATGGTTTCTAATTAGCCTCACAGCCATACTCTCTTCATTTTCATCATTTATAGTGAACTTTTTTATTGGTTTAATATTAGCTTATTTTTTAAGTGTTGAAATTGCAGATTGGAAATCAGTAGCCAAAGAAAAAACGCCGAATACATTTAAGTCAGCATTTTACTTTTTAAAAGATTATGTACTAAAAGGAATTGTAAGTTACATAAAAGCACAGTTTAAATTAATTAGTCTTACCTTTGTTGTTATATTTATTTCGTTGTTAATCTTTGGAGTTAATAATGCTTTTTCAGTTTCCTTGTTAGCTGCCGTTTTTGATTTATTACCTTTACTTGGGGTCTCTACTGTTTTTTTACCATGGGTTATATATTTGTTCATCGTTGGTAATACAAGCTTGGCAATTAAATTAACAGTTGTATGGGTCGTAGTGATTGGGTTAAGACAAATTTTAGAACCGAAAATTGTGGGTGATTCTCTTGGAGTATCTGCTTTTACGATGCTTACTTTTATGATTATATCTTTATCGCTGTTTGGCATTGCAGGTTTGATTCTTGCTCCAATCCTTACGATTTTAATTAAGGAATTATATGTTCAAGGATATTTACAGAAATGGATTCGTTTGCCTGAGGAAGAATTTCATCCTAAAGAACAGTAA
- a CDS encoding ATPase: protein MFRLGQKVVIVEDKFEQNLPVGSYGYIIAVDKNPDNAFDFVLRVPKSGKHIYVPACDIETEEVLLRREAEKVEREALIDFALATKNEELFNKVMNGNHIDTTDESKENPLSHDEFLKQVHLKAWI from the coding sequence ATGTTTCGATTAGGACAAAAAGTAGTGATAGTAGAAGATAAATTTGAGCAAAACCTTCCCGTAGGATCATATGGATATATCATTGCAGTTGATAAAAATCCTGACAATGCATTTGACTTTGTGTTGCGAGTACCCAAATCTGGAAAACATATATATGTTCCAGCATGTGATATAGAAACGGAAGAAGTATTATTAAGAAGAGAAGCTGAAAAAGTAGAAAGAGAAGCTTTGATAGATTTTGCGCTAGCCACAAAAAATGAAGAACTGTTCAATAAAGTGATGAATGGGAATCATATAGATACAACAGATGAGTCCAAAGAAAACCCACTGAGCCACGATGAATTTTTGAAGCAGGTTCATTTGAAAGCTTGGATATAA
- a CDS encoding sensor histidine kinase, whose translation MKNVLKGSLLFILFISLLWCLIITFRYPFIGIEVEQNEQHHWLVKTIYDTGASAKFDLQVGDRILKVNDQAPDHFPTIIKSNSIEQAHEITVLIDGLVQEIILDKNTIVVDDVTALLAGLICLSLAILIYLKASISQSARMLAYFFLSAAIIWFSLGASIRADMIGGYLITTFMMVLQVVFFHFLFVFFKEKGNITLSSKLLDYLYAIIIVVALIRLLGFIPSLSYIAVPFNGIFTLIFFTIAFLINISFLSYVYLKYCKDKTTHFTSIIKSVWVCLIVSFSPFILLSIVPELLTGRVIIDFIYSSLFLLLLPIFFAYLIASNQIFDIGLVLRRFLFSILLGLLPSGFFTGFYALIFYDEIAVKPILFLFLSSLVLVSWILYATEYYTTKMEKFIFPKKYYLQSMLKKVSQRLGSISSFRELKDMILVDITGTLEVFGGAILFKYKDEKIEMVYEGEININEIEKLLHSPALFEHSSYTCLEINHHEEYTSYLILTRKKNNTLLGKEEIQWLKLITTYLAVSLENIHLIRKLTQKLEKFAFNLPTNQEAKEIQWFRKIMFELQEEERVRIASDLHDTTMQDLFFLKRRFVSIAEKYVMSLEDQKQLDSMIEFIEMINVNLRQSCFELSPYLLKDIGLIKTIQTMLDKEEYNCEFELFFFAESNSIEESTDLQTKTHIFRIIQELLNNAKKHSKASIVTFSLSVIDHFINLKYEDDGVGIESHFKTGKDLEYGESNGIGMEQMKGRVMLLRGTLEIDTSADYGVTINIHIPMKEVIMN comes from the coding sequence ATGAAAAATGTTTTAAAAGGAAGTTTATTATTCATTTTATTCATCTCTTTATTGTGGTGCTTAATTATAACTTTTCGATATCCTTTTATTGGTATAGAAGTAGAACAAAATGAGCAACATCATTGGCTTGTAAAAACAATTTATGATACTGGTGCAAGTGCTAAGTTTGATCTTCAAGTAGGGGATCGAATTTTAAAAGTGAATGATCAAGCTCCAGATCATTTTCCAACTATAATAAAATCTAATTCAATAGAACAAGCTCATGAGATCACCGTATTAATTGATGGTTTAGTACAAGAGATTATTTTAGATAAAAATACGATTGTTGTAGATGATGTCACTGCGCTTTTAGCTGGGTTAATTTGTTTGTCTTTGGCTATTTTGATATATTTAAAGGCTAGCATATCACAATCAGCTCGCATGTTAGCCTATTTTTTTCTTTCCGCAGCCATTATCTGGTTTAGTTTAGGAGCTTCTATCAGAGCAGACATGATTGGAGGCTATTTAATCACAACCTTTATGATGGTTTTACAAGTAGTATTTTTTCATTTTTTGTTCGTGTTTTTTAAAGAAAAAGGAAACATAACTCTTTCGAGCAAACTGTTAGATTATTTGTATGCGATTATCATTGTAGTAGCCTTGATTAGACTTCTAGGATTTATCCCTTCCTTATCTTATATCGCCGTACCTTTTAATGGTATATTCACATTAATATTTTTTACCATTGCTTTTTTGATTAATATCTCGTTTCTATCGTATGTTTATTTGAAATATTGTAAGGATAAAACGACGCATTTTACATCAATCATTAAAAGTGTGTGGGTTTGTTTGATCGTATCTTTTTCCCCTTTTATCCTACTATCCATAGTCCCTGAATTATTAACTGGTAGAGTTATTATTGACTTCATTTATTCAAGCTTGTTTTTACTCTTGCTCCCAATATTTTTTGCATATTTGATTGCATCCAATCAAATATTCGATATCGGTTTAGTTTTGCGTCGGTTTTTATTTTCAATTTTATTAGGTCTCTTACCAAGTGGTTTCTTTACAGGGTTTTATGCCCTAATATTTTATGATGAAATAGCTGTGAAACCCATATTATTTTTATTTTTATCATCCTTAGTTTTAGTTTCTTGGATTTTATACGCAACAGAGTACTATACGACAAAAATGGAAAAGTTTATTTTCCCTAAAAAATATTATTTACAGTCTATGTTAAAGAAGGTTTCCCAAAGACTAGGTTCTATTTCAAGTTTTCGAGAATTGAAAGATATGATATTAGTTGATATAACTGGAACATTAGAAGTTTTTGGTGGTGCTATTCTATTTAAATATAAAGATGAAAAGATTGAAATGGTTTATGAAGGAGAAATAAATATTAACGAAATTGAAAAGTTGTTGCATTCACCTGCACTTTTTGAGCATTCTTCATATACATGTTTAGAAATAAACCATCATGAAGAATATACAAGTTATTTAATTCTGACAAGGAAGAAAAACAATACATTGCTAGGTAAAGAAGAAATTCAGTGGTTAAAATTGATTACCACTTATCTAGCTGTTAGTTTGGAGAATATTCATTTAATACGTAAATTAACGCAAAAATTAGAGAAATTCGCCTTTAACCTTCCAACAAACCAGGAGGCTAAAGAAATTCAATGGTTCCGTAAAATTATGTTTGAGTTACAAGAGGAAGAAAGGGTACGGATTGCTTCCGACCTTCACGATACAACCATGCAGGATTTATTTTTTCTGAAAAGAAGATTTGTTTCTATAGCTGAGAAATATGTGATGAGTTTAGAGGATCAGAAACAGTTGGATAGTATGATTGAATTTATAGAGATGATCAATGTGAATCTACGTCAAAGCTGTTTTGAATTAAGTCCTTACTTATTAAAAGATATTGGTCTTATTAAAACAATACAAACGATGCTGGACAAGGAAGAATACAATTGTGAATTTGAGTTATTCTTTTTCGCGGAGTCTAATTCGATTGAAGAGTCAACAGATTTACAAACCAAAACACATATTTTTAGAATCATTCAGGAGCTATTAAACAATGCAAAAAAACATTCTAAGGCTTCCATAGTAACCTTTAGTTTAAGTGTTATAGATCATTTTATAAACTTGAAGTATGAGGATGACGGAGTTGGAATAGAAAGTCATTTTAAAACTGGAAAGGACTTGGAGTATGGGGAATCAAATGGTATAGGTATGGAACAAATGAAGGGGCGGGTGATGTTACTTAGAGGAACATTGGAAATAGATACTTCAGCTGATTATGGAGTGACAATAAATATTCATATACCAATGAAAGAGGTTATTATGAACTAG